A portion of the Acidihalobacter yilgarnensis genome contains these proteins:
- a CDS encoding HU family DNA-binding protein: MGKTCMNKSELIDAIAAKADLSKASAGKALDAFVEVVSDTMKQGDQVVIVGFGSFTVRQREARTGRNPRTGEAINIAASNLPAFKPGKALKDAVN; encoded by the coding sequence ATAGGGAAGACCTGCATGAACAAATCAGAACTGATTGATGCTATTGCCGCCAAGGCGGATCTGTCCAAGGCCTCTGCTGGCAAGGCACTGGATGCTTTTGTAGAAGTGGTTTCCGATACCATGAAGCAAGGTGACCAAGTCGTCATCGTCGGCTTTGGCAGTTTTACTGTGCGCCAACGTGAAGCGCGTACCGGTCGCAATCCCCGTACGGGCGAAGCAATTAATATTGCGGCCTCGAATCTTCCAGCATTCAAGCCTGGCAAAGCCCTTAAGGATGCTGTAAACTAA